A single genomic interval of Pseudodesulfovibrio sp. S3 harbors:
- a CDS encoding TetR/AcrR family transcriptional regulator has protein sequence MKKKDSILKVASFMFAHKGFAETSGQELARLTGAAEGTIFYHFKSKEGLLLAILEKTRDDIVDQFERFFENRPFNSGLEMAEEVISFYLYLAGLMEDKFLLLQRHFLYKFSESNPEFRDNLEDIYNCLVDNFEKAVVAGQKDGSIDANIHPRKSALILFTMADGLVRFKNYNLYDAGALFNDLMQMCRKMLQAP, from the coding sequence ATGAAGAAGAAGGATTCCATACTCAAGGTTGCCTCGTTTATGTTTGCGCATAAGGGGTTTGCGGAGACATCCGGGCAGGAATTGGCCCGGCTCACCGGGGCGGCCGAGGGGACGATTTTCTATCACTTCAAGAGCAAGGAAGGGCTCCTGCTGGCGATACTGGAAAAGACCAGGGACGATATAGTGGACCAGTTCGAACGGTTCTTCGAGAACAGGCCGTTCAATTCAGGTCTTGAGATGGCGGAGGAGGTCATCTCATTCTATCTCTACCTGGCCGGCTTGATGGAAGACAAGTTCCTGCTCCTGCAAAGGCACTTTCTCTACAAGTTCTCCGAATCGAATCCGGAGTTCAGAGATAACCTGGAGGACATCTACAACTGCCTCGTGGATAATTTCGAGAAGGCGGTTGTGGCAGGGCAGAAAGACGGTTCCATTGATGCGAACATTCATCCCCGGAAATCGGCGCTCATCCTGTTTACCATGGCAGATGGTTTGGTTCGGTTCAAAAACTACAATCTGTACGATGCTGGTGCACTGTTCAACGATTTGATGCAGATGTGCCGCAAAATGTTGCAGGCTCCATGA
- a CDS encoding SulP family inorganic anion transporter, translating into MLSKIFPFIDWFKGYNGAALRADAISGLTVALVLIPQSMAYAQLAGMPAYYGLYASFLPPLVAALFGSSRQLATGPVAVVSLMTAASLEPLATAGSEGYIAYAILLALMVGMFQFLLGVLKLGLVVNFLSHPVVNGFTNAAAIIIASSQFSKMFGVYVDSAEHHYETIMRVVESAMHYTHWPSLGMGVLAFGIMIVLKRINPRIPNVLVAVVVTTSLSWGFGFNHDAKVVLDAIHSPVVHETIAAFNSTITGIDEMGIERAALGKQMEEVKSAKDAVGVLDVQHDLSVVNVKIARLKLQAHDLRSQLRDILFEGVEQSDGNLAFYESGMVPAGMSTDGRTWRLKVGNARIDTSALKMMGGGAVVGTVPSGIPAISAPPLDFKVMLHLLPFAAIISLLGFMEAISIAKAMAAKTGQRLDPNQELIGQGLANMLGACGKSYPASGSFSRSAVNLQAGAVTGLSSVFTSLMVVIVLMFFTPLLYHLPQAVLAAVIMMAVIGLINASGFIHAWKAQWYDGAISILSFICTLAFAPHLDKGIMVGVALSLAVFLYKSMRPRIANLSRTADQSLRDATAFGMKECQHVALVRFDGPLFFANASFLEDKITERMMGNDKLRHIILVASGINDMDASGEEALSLIVDRVRSSGLDISLCGVNESVMAVLERTHLLEKIGRDHIYPTMEAAICATHESAHKDGEEDNCPLTTVCRLA; encoded by the coding sequence ATGCTTTCAAAAATATTCCCTTTCATTGACTGGTTCAAGGGGTACAATGGGGCGGCACTTCGTGCTGACGCCATTTCGGGGCTGACCGTTGCCCTTGTGCTCATCCCGCAATCAATGGCGTACGCACAGTTGGCCGGAATGCCCGCTTACTACGGTCTGTATGCGTCGTTTCTTCCCCCTCTCGTAGCCGCGCTGTTCGGCTCCAGCCGTCAGTTGGCCACCGGTCCGGTGGCAGTGGTGTCGCTCATGACCGCTGCCTCCCTGGAGCCTCTGGCCACCGCCGGCAGTGAAGGGTACATCGCGTATGCCATCCTGCTTGCGCTCATGGTGGGAATGTTCCAGTTCCTGCTCGGCGTGCTCAAGCTCGGCCTGGTTGTCAATTTCCTGTCCCATCCGGTGGTCAACGGCTTCACCAACGCGGCCGCCATCATCATTGCTTCGTCCCAGTTCTCCAAGATGTTCGGCGTGTACGTGGACAGCGCGGAGCATCATTATGAGACCATCATGCGTGTGGTCGAGAGTGCGATGCACTATACCCACTGGCCTTCGCTGGGCATGGGGGTACTCGCCTTCGGCATCATGATCGTGCTCAAACGTATCAATCCCCGGATTCCCAACGTGTTGGTGGCCGTGGTCGTGACCACTTCGCTGTCATGGGGCTTTGGCTTCAACCACGACGCCAAGGTCGTGTTGGATGCCATCCATTCTCCGGTCGTGCATGAGACCATTGCCGCTTTCAACAGCACCATCACGGGTATTGACGAAATGGGCATTGAACGTGCCGCCCTCGGCAAGCAGATGGAAGAGGTCAAGTCCGCCAAGGACGCCGTGGGTGTACTCGACGTGCAGCACGACCTCAGCGTCGTCAACGTCAAGATTGCCCGGCTCAAATTGCAGGCCCATGACCTGCGCTCGCAACTCCGTGACATCCTGTTCGAGGGAGTGGAACAGTCCGACGGCAATCTGGCATTTTATGAATCGGGCATGGTCCCGGCAGGCATGAGCACCGATGGCCGGACCTGGCGCTTGAAGGTCGGGAATGCACGGATCGACACCTCTGCCTTGAAGATGATGGGCGGCGGGGCCGTGGTGGGAACGGTGCCTTCAGGCATCCCTGCCATTTCCGCTCCTCCCCTTGATTTCAAGGTAATGCTCCATCTGCTCCCGTTCGCCGCGATCATCTCCTTGCTTGGTTTCATGGAGGCCATTTCCATTGCCAAGGCCATGGCAGCCAAGACCGGGCAGCGCCTCGATCCCAACCAGGAACTCATTGGTCAGGGTTTGGCCAACATGCTCGGCGCCTGCGGCAAGAGCTATCCTGCATCCGGTTCGTTTTCCCGTTCGGCGGTCAACCTCCAGGCGGGTGCCGTCACCGGCCTGTCCAGCGTTTTCACTTCGCTCATGGTGGTCATCGTCCTGATGTTCTTCACGCCGCTGCTCTACCATTTGCCCCAGGCCGTACTCGCCGCCGTCATCATGATGGCCGTCATAGGTCTGATCAACGCTTCCGGTTTCATCCATGCCTGGAAGGCCCAGTGGTATGACGGTGCCATTTCCATACTTTCCTTTATCTGCACGTTGGCCTTTGCGCCGCATCTGGACAAGGGTATCATGGTTGGTGTGGCGCTTTCCCTGGCCGTGTTCCTGTACAAGTCAATGCGTCCCCGTATCGCCAATCTGTCCAGAACCGCCGACCAGTCCCTGCGCGATGCAACGGCCTTCGGAATGAAAGAGTGCCAGCATGTGGCTCTGGTTCGTTTTGACGGACCGTTGTTCTTTGCCAATGCGAGCTTCCTGGAAGACAAGATCACCGAGCGGATGATGGGTAACGACAAGCTCCGGCACATCATTCTTGTGGCCAGCGGTATCAACGACATGGATGCTTCGGGCGAGGAAGCCCTGTCCCTGATCGTGGACCGGGTTCGTTCCAGCGGGCTTGACATATCCCTGTGTGGCGTGAATGAGTCGGTCATGGCTGTGCTCGAACGCACCCACCTGCTGGAGAAGATCGGTCGGGATCACATCTACCCGACAATGGAGGCCGCCATTTGTGCCACTCATGAGAGCGCACACAAGGACGGCGAGGAAGATAATTGTCCTCTTACCACTGTTTGCCGCCTCGCTTAG
- a CDS encoding response regulator: MSVITIFNGLFSEAGVVVKRVLDSTGYRLVTDQEIVADAAALSGLAESKIARAFQAKTSVFNTFSHDKERAIAWLRLAMARKLVDQDKLLFSGFASQLPSPDIDHILKVCLISSMKERLAVAEKTEGYAEKHALKIIHKDDEDRSVWVAALKGEKDPWARKLYDLIVPVGSSGVEKSADLIIEQLANTAVQVTDASRAKVQDFLLAARVGTVLAGEGHNVVVSAKKGTVTLTINKHVLLLEKLEKDLADIVAGIDGVLEVKTGVGKGFHQNDIYRKMDFDIPSKVLLVDDEREFVQTLSERLMMRDMGSAVVYDGESALNLVRDDEPEVMILDLKMPGIDGIEVLRRVKSEHPNIEVIILTGHGSEEDRKVCMDLGAFAYLHKPVDIDVLSKALKDANEKIRSNS, encoded by the coding sequence ATGTCTGTAATCACCATATTCAACGGCCTGTTTTCCGAAGCAGGAGTAGTCGTCAAGCGCGTCCTGGATTCCACGGGGTACCGGCTGGTCACTGATCAGGAAATCGTGGCCGATGCCGCGGCACTCTCAGGCCTTGCCGAATCGAAAATTGCTCGTGCCTTCCAGGCCAAGACCTCTGTTTTCAACACGTTCAGCCATGACAAGGAAAGGGCCATTGCCTGGCTGCGTCTGGCCATGGCCCGGAAGCTTGTTGATCAGGATAAGCTGCTGTTTTCCGGTTTTGCTTCGCAGCTGCCTTCTCCTGATATCGATCACATCCTCAAGGTCTGCCTCATCTCCAGCATGAAAGAGCGTCTGGCCGTGGCGGAAAAGACCGAAGGCTATGCCGAAAAGCATGCCCTCAAGATCATCCACAAGGATGACGAGGATCGTTCCGTCTGGGTTGCCGCCCTGAAGGGGGAAAAGGACCCCTGGGCCAGGAAGCTCTATGACCTCATTGTCCCCGTGGGCAGCTCAGGTGTGGAGAAGAGCGCCGACCTTATCATCGAGCAGCTCGCCAACACCGCCGTGCAGGTGACCGATGCATCCCGTGCCAAGGTTCAGGACTTTCTCCTGGCCGCCAGGGTCGGGACGGTTCTGGCCGGTGAGGGGCACAATGTGGTGGTCTCCGCCAAAAAGGGCACTGTCACCTTGACCATCAACAAGCACGTGCTCCTGCTGGAAAAGCTGGAGAAGGATCTGGCCGATATCGTGGCCGGTATCGATGGCGTCCTTGAGGTGAAGACCGGCGTGGGCAAAGGATTCCACCAAAATGACATCTACCGCAAAATGGACTTCGACATCCCGTCCAAGGTCTTGCTGGTGGATGACGAGCGTGAATTCGTCCAGACCCTGTCAGAGCGTTTGATGATGCGTGACATGGGTTCCGCCGTGGTCTACGATGGAGAGTCCGCTCTGAATCTGGTGCGGGATGACGAACCTGAAGTGATGATCCTCGACCTCAAGATGCCCGGTATCGACGGTATCGAGGTTCTGCGCAGGGTCAAGAGCGAGCATCCGAATATCGAGGTTATCATTCTGACCGGTCACGGTTCGGAAGAAGATCGCAAGGTGTGTATGGATCTCGGCGCATTTGCCTACCTGCACAAGCCTGTGGATATCGACGTCCTGAGCAAGGCGCTCAAGGATGCCAACGAAAAAATCCGCTCCAACTCGTAA
- a CDS encoding PAS domain-containing sensor histidine kinase — MSLMEKIRPQFWDTESNGATGKDLFNYHRIWRLAIALLAVVALIPLTVMAFIDYNVTRHSLESENLLRTARTTSNTRRSVAYYLEERTKALEFLAEHEGIEGLHDSDNLTNILASLKTSFGGFVDIGIINDHGQQIAYIGPYDLLGRDYSEQEWFRDSLEHGTYISSVFLGFRDEPHLIVARKVLDARTGQDFVLRATLDTGQFNSMLTSIDLPGGGDAFMVDRNGIIQTPSKQHGTLLTKVDLAIPSYSEKTSVQQVPGNGGTDYTVGYAYIKDTPYIVLVVKDTEELMKPLQTIRMELLWIMLVSIALILVVIVGVATYMVNKIYIADQTRARTLHRMEHTNRMASIGRLAAGVAHEINNPLAIINEKAGLINDLFVYKQEYAHDERLLANIRSIINSVSRCGKITKRLLSFARHIDVEMDSIEFKELANEVVDFLRKEAEYRSIAITMDIPENLPAFVSDRGKLQQIFLNLVNNAFQAMSDGGHLYISAREVTDGKLVFAVQDDGCGIPEADIKRIFDPFFSTKKKSGGTGLGLSITYGLVEELGGTMAVESEVGKGTVFTITMPLKGSKEA, encoded by the coding sequence ATGTCGTTAATGGAAAAGATCAGGCCGCAGTTTTGGGACACCGAATCCAACGGCGCTACAGGCAAAGACCTGTTCAACTATCATCGCATCTGGCGTCTCGCCATAGCCCTGCTGGCTGTGGTGGCATTGATTCCGCTGACGGTGATGGCTTTCATCGATTACAACGTCACCCGGCATTCCCTTGAGTCGGAAAATCTTCTGCGCACGGCTCGTACCACGTCCAACACGCGCCGATCGGTTGCGTACTATTTGGAAGAGCGGACCAAGGCACTGGAATTTCTGGCTGAGCACGAGGGCATCGAGGGCTTGCATGATTCCGATAATCTCACCAATATCCTGGCTTCCCTGAAAACCAGTTTCGGGGGATTTGTGGACATCGGGATTATCAATGACCATGGGCAGCAGATCGCCTATATCGGACCTTACGACCTTCTGGGGCGCGACTACAGCGAGCAGGAGTGGTTTCGGGATTCCCTGGAGCACGGTACGTATATCAGCAGCGTTTTTCTCGGTTTCCGGGACGAGCCGCATCTGATCGTTGCCCGAAAGGTTCTTGACGCGCGGACAGGTCAGGATTTCGTGCTCAGGGCAACGCTGGATACCGGGCAGTTCAATTCCATGCTCACTTCAATAGATCTGCCGGGCGGTGGCGATGCCTTCATGGTGGATCGAAACGGTATCATCCAGACCCCGTCAAAACAGCACGGTACGCTGTTGACCAAGGTGGACCTGGCTATCCCGTCTTATTCGGAAAAAACCAGCGTCCAGCAGGTGCCGGGCAATGGCGGTACTGATTATACCGTTGGATACGCCTATATAAAGGACACTCCGTATATCGTCCTCGTGGTCAAGGATACAGAGGAATTGATGAAGCCTCTGCAAACAATCAGGATGGAGTTGCTGTGGATCATGCTGGTCAGCATCGCACTTATCCTGGTTGTGATTGTCGGGGTGGCCACATACATGGTCAACAAGATTTATATCGCCGACCAGACCAGGGCGCGGACCCTGCATCGGATGGAGCACACCAACCGCATGGCCTCCATCGGGCGATTGGCGGCTGGTGTGGCTCATGAGATCAACAACCCGCTGGCCATTATCAATGAAAAGGCCGGGCTCATAAATGATCTGTTTGTCTACAAGCAGGAGTACGCCCACGACGAGCGGCTGCTGGCAAACATCCGGTCCATCATCAATTCGGTTTCCCGTTGCGGCAAGATCACCAAGCGGCTTCTGAGTTTTGCCCGTCATATCGACGTAGAAATGGATTCCATCGAATTCAAGGAGTTGGCGAACGAGGTCGTGGATTTTTTGCGCAAGGAAGCGGAGTATCGCAGCATTGCCATCACTATGGATATTCCGGAGAATCTGCCCGCGTTCGTCTCTGATCGGGGCAAGTTGCAACAGATATTTCTCAACTTGGTCAACAATGCGTTTCAGGCCATGAGTGACGGTGGACATCTCTACATCTCCGCTCGTGAAGTCACCGACGGCAAGCTGGTTTTTGCTGTGCAGGATGACGGGTGCGGCATACCGGAAGCGGATATCAAGCGTATATTCGATCCGTTCTTTTCCACCAAGAAAAAGAGTGGTGGTACAGGCCTCGGCCTTTCCATCACCTATGGGCTGGTCGAAGAGCTGGGCGGTACCATGGCCGTTGAGAGCGAAGTAGGCAAAGGAACGGTTTTTACCATCACAATGCCCCTGAAGGGTTCTAAAGAGGCTTGA
- a CDS encoding response regulator, whose product MKVLLVDDEVELVSAMAERLEFRGVDADWTDNGEAALEMASRTDYAVAVLDMKMPRLSGLDLMERLSSQHPDMKFIFLSGHGSEADFKAGCAAGCNYLIKPIQIDDLIARINQVAG is encoded by the coding sequence ATGAAAGTACTTCTGGTTGACGACGAAGTGGAACTGGTTTCCGCAATGGCGGAACGCCTCGAATTTCGCGGGGTGGATGCGGATTGGACGGACAACGGCGAGGCGGCCCTGGAAATGGCTTCCCGGACCGACTACGCCGTTGCGGTGCTCGACATGAAAATGCCTCGATTGAGTGGATTGGATCTCATGGAGCGCCTTTCTTCCCAACACCCGGACATGAAGTTCATATTCCTTTCCGGTCATGGTTCCGAGGCGGATTTCAAGGCCGGTTGTGCGGCCGGATGCAATTACCTGATAAAACCCATTCAGATTGATGACCTCATTGCCAGGATCAACCAGGTCGCAGGTTGA
- a CDS encoding HAMP domain-containing histidine kinase: MTQTTSNSREGLQFFGRISASVSHEIKNVFAVINESAGLIEDFTLMADRGMPIQPDRLKSAANSIQGQVRRGDTIIKNMNAFAHSTDEAVRELDLVEALDLTVALTTRIADMKQIRLTSGDCQAVSLVTNPFDLTRLLHSSIVAALDCMQAGDTLVIGLKSVSGGASFSLSAPGKDAPLKNDESFSPLAQAMNASVTVDEDTGTSELRVLAATGSK, encoded by the coding sequence ATGACCCAAACAACATCGAACTCCCGCGAAGGGTTACAGTTTTTCGGGCGCATCAGCGCGTCCGTGTCCCATGAGATAAAGAACGTCTTTGCCGTTATCAATGAATCGGCGGGACTGATCGAGGATTTCACGCTCATGGCAGATCGGGGCATGCCCATCCAGCCCGATCGGCTGAAAAGCGCGGCCAATTCCATTCAGGGCCAGGTTCGGCGGGGTGATACCATCATCAAGAACATGAATGCCTTTGCGCATTCGACCGATGAGGCTGTCCGCGAATTGGATCTTGTGGAAGCCCTCGATCTGACAGTGGCCCTGACCACACGTATTGCCGACATGAAACAGATCAGGTTGACCTCGGGGGATTGCCAAGCAGTTTCCCTGGTCACCAACCCCTTTGATCTGACACGGCTGCTGCACTCCTCCATAGTGGCAGCCCTGGATTGCATGCAGGCGGGCGACACCCTGGTCATCGGCCTGAAATCCGTGTCCGGCGGCGCATCGTTCTCCCTTTCCGCTCCAGGAAAGGATGCTCCGCTGAAGAATGACGAATCGTTTTCACCCCTTGCGCAGGCCATGAACGCCAGCGTGACCGTGGATGAGGACACTGGAACCAGCGAGTTGCGCGTTTTGGCGGCAACCGGGTCCAAGTAA
- a CDS encoding response regulator, whose product MAEKVLLIDDEKEFLEALSERMTIRGMDVSTAETATNAVSALSAGDYDAIVLDLQMPDMNGIDMLKLIKKSHPDMQVILLTGQATLEAGIQAMKLGAMDFMEKPADIEALTDKIKKAQAKKMVIVEKKTEKKVNDILKTKGW is encoded by the coding sequence ATGGCAGAAAAAGTACTGCTTATCGATGATGAAAAGGAATTCCTGGAAGCCCTGTCCGAAAGGATGACAATCCGTGGAATGGACGTGAGCACTGCGGAAACCGCGACTAACGCCGTCAGCGCATTGAGCGCCGGTGATTACGACGCCATCGTGCTCGACCTGCAGATGCCCGACATGAACGGCATCGACATGCTCAAGCTCATCAAGAAGAGCCACCCGGATATGCAGGTCATTCTGCTCACCGGCCAGGCTACTCTCGAGGCGGGCATTCAGGCCATGAAGCTTGGCGCCATGGACTTCATGGAAAAACCTGCCGACATAGAAGCCTTGACCGACAAGATCAAGAAAGCGCAGGCCAAGAAAATGGTCATCGTGGAAAAGAAGACCGAAAAGAAGGTCAACGACATCCTCAAGACCAAGGGATGGTAG
- a CDS encoding GNAT family N-acetyltransferase: MKALNIRNVDPDDLTACHTIEANCFPPAEAAWTTSLRNRIEHFPEGFFVAEWEGRVVGQINSGSTNKDDITDEEFKQLIGHDPDGCHIVIFSLSVHPDFQRRGIADKLMSNFIEQAREMGKSTVKLLCKHDLIPYYARHGFLDEGLSASSHGGVPWHAMTLHL; the protein is encoded by the coding sequence ATGAAAGCGCTGAACATCCGCAACGTCGACCCCGACGACTTGACCGCCTGCCATACCATAGAAGCCAATTGTTTTCCCCCTGCCGAGGCGGCCTGGACCACAAGCTTACGCAACCGCATCGAGCACTTCCCCGAAGGGTTTTTCGTGGCCGAATGGGAAGGCCGTGTGGTCGGTCAGATCAACTCCGGCTCCACGAACAAGGACGACATCACCGACGAGGAATTCAAGCAACTCATCGGGCATGATCCCGATGGCTGCCACATCGTCATATTCTCCCTGTCCGTGCATCCAGACTTCCAGCGGCGCGGCATTGCCGACAAGCTCATGTCAAATTTCATCGAACAGGCCCGTGAAATGGGCAAGTCCACGGTCAAGCTGCTGTGCAAGCATGATCTCATCCCCTACTACGCCCGCCATGGTTTCCTCGACGAGGGCCTGTCCGCCTCCAGCCACGGCGGAGTACCGTGGCACGCCATGACCCTCCACCTGTAG
- a CDS encoding ATP-binding cassette domain-containing protein: protein MAVVSLRDISINFTGTVLLDGISMQIEPGERVCLLGRNGEGKSTLLSIIEGITQPDSGSVDYARGSRVAMLPQEVPQDLAGTIYDIAAQGLGAVGRHLSAYHAAAHALAESLEPDDTLVSQMEHAQHALEEAGGWPHHQTIETVLSHLKLDGDELFASLSGGTKRRALLARALVSGPDLLILDEPTNHLDIDSISWLEDFLLRQNAAVLFVTHDRAFLRRLATRIVELDRGKLFSWDCNYDTYLERKDAVLSAEAKQNHNFDRKLAEEETWIRQGIKARRTRNMGRVRDLRKMREERNARRDRTGSVRMVIQEAERTGKLVVEATDICFGYSDTPLITNFSTAIMRGDKIGLIGPNGAGKTTLLKILLGDIKPQSGSVRRGVNLQVSYFDQLREQLDETESARYNVADGNDFVTINGHQRHVMSHLKDFLFTPDRSRVPVSVLSGGERNRLLLARLFTRPANVLVMDEPTNDLDAETLDLLEELLMDYPGTLLLVSHDRDFLNNVVTSSIAFEDDGVVAEYVGGYDDWVRQRPDKTAGPVKTCKQKIASKPESPARRKLSYKEKFELEKKREALATMPALIERLETELEALQAKMSAPDYFKNSGEVMNDDQRRMETLESELEIAYESWEQLETALEGVELD from the coding sequence ATGGCAGTAGTCAGCTTACGCGATATCTCCATCAACTTCACCGGCACGGTCCTTCTGGACGGCATATCCATGCAGATCGAACCGGGCGAGCGTGTCTGCCTGCTGGGGCGCAACGGCGAGGGCAAATCCACCCTGCTCTCCATCATCGAAGGCATCACCCAGCCGGATTCCGGTTCCGTGGATTACGCCCGCGGCTCACGCGTGGCCATGCTTCCCCAGGAGGTGCCGCAGGATCTCGCAGGCACGATCTATGACATCGCCGCCCAGGGGCTTGGAGCCGTGGGCAGGCACCTGTCCGCATATCACGCCGCAGCCCATGCCCTGGCCGAATCCCTGGAGCCGGACGACACCCTGGTCAGCCAGATGGAACATGCCCAACACGCCTTGGAAGAGGCCGGAGGCTGGCCGCATCACCAAACGATCGAGACCGTGCTCTCGCACCTCAAACTCGACGGAGACGAACTGTTCGCGTCCCTGTCAGGCGGCACCAAGCGCCGCGCCCTGCTTGCCCGGGCCCTGGTTTCCGGGCCTGACCTGCTCATACTGGACGAGCCCACCAACCACCTGGACATCGACTCCATTTCCTGGCTGGAGGATTTTCTGCTTCGGCAGAATGCGGCCGTGCTTTTCGTCACCCATGACCGGGCCTTCCTGCGCAGGTTGGCCACGCGCATCGTGGAATTGGACCGGGGCAAACTCTTCAGCTGGGATTGCAATTACGACACCTACCTGGAACGCAAGGACGCGGTCCTGAGCGCCGAAGCCAAGCAAAACCACAATTTCGACCGCAAGCTGGCCGAAGAGGAAACCTGGATACGGCAGGGCATCAAGGCCCGGCGCACGCGAAACATGGGCCGGGTGCGGGATCTTCGCAAGATGCGCGAGGAGCGAAATGCCCGTCGCGACCGGACCGGCTCCGTCAGGATGGTTATCCAGGAGGCCGAGCGCACGGGAAAACTCGTGGTGGAAGCCACCGATATCTGTTTCGGATACAGCGATACCCCGCTGATCACGAATTTCTCGACGGCCATCATGCGCGGTGACAAGATCGGCCTCATAGGCCCCAACGGCGCGGGCAAGACTACCCTGCTAAAGATACTGCTGGGAGATATCAAACCACAGTCAGGGTCCGTCCGACGCGGCGTCAACCTCCAGGTCAGCTATTTCGACCAGCTCCGAGAGCAGCTCGACGAAACCGAATCCGCCCGGTACAACGTTGCCGACGGCAATGATTTCGTGACCATCAACGGCCACCAGCGCCATGTCATGTCCCACCTCAAGGATTTTCTTTTCACCCCGGACCGTTCCAGGGTGCCCGTCAGCGTACTCTCGGGCGGCGAGCGCAACCGACTGCTCCTGGCCCGGCTCTTCACTCGCCCGGCCAACGTCCTGGTCATGGACGAACCGACCAACGACCTCGACGCCGAGACCCTCGACCTGCTTGAAGAGTTGCTCATGGACTATCCCGGCACCCTGCTGCTGGTCAGCCATGACCGAGACTTTCTCAACAACGTGGTCACCTCCTCCATCGCCTTTGAAGATGACGGCGTGGTCGCTGAATACGTGGGCGGCTATGACGACTGGGTTCGCCAACGTCCGGATAAAACGGCCGGCCCCGTCAAGACATGCAAACAAAAAATCGCTTCCAAACCGGAAAGTCCTGCCAGGCGCAAGTTGAGCTACAAGGAAAAATTCGAACTGGAAAAAAAGCGGGAGGCACTTGCGACCATGCCCGCCCTGATCGAACGACTGGAAACAGAACTTGAAGCCCTGCAAGCCAAAATGTCTGCACCGGATTATTTCAAGAATTCCGGCGAGGTAATGAATGACGACCAAAGGCGCATGGAAACCCTTGAGTCTGAATTGGAAATCGCCTATGAGAGCTGGGAACAACTCGAAACCGCCCTTGAAGGCGTAGAACTGGACTGA
- the rpe gene encoding ribulose-phosphate 3-epimerase, producing the protein MILSPSMLSSDFANMETELKALEAAGLEWVHLDVMDGMFVPNITFGPPIIKAMRTKSNLFFDCHLMINDPGRYIEDFADAGADLICVHAEACTHLERVCAQIVEAGAKPAVALNPHTPLESIKYLIPQLHMVLIMSVNPGFGGQKFIPFCLDKVKELKAMIESAGAETLIQIDGGVTLENARTLTDAGVDVLVSGSAFFKFPPYGERLRAFQDACK; encoded by the coding sequence ATGATCCTTTCCCCCTCCATGCTCTCATCGGATTTCGCCAACATGGAAACCGAGCTGAAAGCCCTGGAAGCAGCAGGCCTTGAATGGGTCCACCTCGATGTCATGGACGGAATGTTCGTTCCCAACATCACCTTTGGCCCGCCCATCATCAAAGCCATGCGCACGAAGTCGAACCTCTTCTTCGACTGCCACCTGATGATCAACGATCCGGGACGGTACATCGAGGATTTCGCCGATGCCGGAGCGGACCTCATCTGTGTTCACGCCGAGGCATGCACGCATCTGGAGCGGGTCTGCGCCCAGATCGTCGAAGCAGGGGCCAAACCCGCAGTGGCCCTCAACCCGCACACCCCGCTGGAATCCATCAAGTATCTCATCCCGCAGCTGCACATGGTCCTGATCATGTCCGTGAACCCCGGTTTCGGAGGCCAGAAATTCATCCCGTTCTGCCTGGACAAGGTCAAGGAACTCAAGGCCATGATCGAAAGCGCCGGGGCCGAGACCCTGATCCAGATCGACGGCGGCGTGACCCTGGAGAACGCCCGGACCCTGACGGATGCAGGCGTGGACGTGCTCGTGTCAGGTTCCGCCTTTTTCAAGTTCCCGCCCTACGGAGAACGACTCCGGGCCTTTCAGGACGCTTGCAAGTAG